The following are encoded together in the Tripterygium wilfordii isolate XIE 37 chromosome 18, ASM1340144v1, whole genome shotgun sequence genome:
- the LOC119984352 gene encoding transcription factor bHLH143: MVKFKKFWHYPQNSDWRLPDLNFMTTPFESRQQECIRANTNRGACMLSTNKESPGAAVPLFSSLRTEQANEAHSLLHCYPPSFQASPSANIYLKENQSVFSSDQGKKAAVNGITGSPQKQFLVFDQSASGTRLFYSSVFPPVHDRMTVAAKLASGYKSQYEAEAVQLNEVHPVNPVLHGTSYENHESEGSEMHEDTEEINALLYSDDTDNYDDEDEVASTGHSPTTVGDKYEKRSRGEEILEEVASTDDSNKRQKLVDGWYKRSSLMDTASSVKDEGSHVYDNDAESCHAIGQTQGAEMVSILGNKPSRKDKIRATMEILEIIIPGAKGNDPSLVLDKAIDYLKSLKVKAKTLGLND, from the coding sequence atggttaagttcaaaaaattTTGGCATTACCCACAAAATTCTGATTGGCGGTTGCCTGATTTAAACTTCATGACCACCCCTTTTGAATCCAGGCAACAAGAATGCATTCGTGCAAATACAAACCGTGGTGCTTGTATGCTTTCTACAAACAAGGAATCACCAGGGGCCGCagttccccttttttcttctctgaGGACAGAACAAGCAAATGAAGCACATAGTTTGCTTCATTGTTATCCTCCTAGCTTCCAGGCTTCGCCTTCTGCAAATATCTATCTCAAAGAAAACCAATCAGTGTTTTCTTCTGATCAGGGCAAAAAGGCTGCTGTAAATGGTATCACTGGATCCCCCCAGAAGcaatttcttgtttttgatcAGTCTGCAAGTGGTACGAGGTTGTTTTACAGCTCTGTTTTCCCACCTGTCCATGATCGAATGACAGTAGCTGCAAAACTTGCTTCTGGGTATAAATCACAGTATGAAGCAGAGGCAGTTCAGTTGAATGAAGTCCATCCAGTGAATCCAGTTTTACACGGAACATCTTATGAGAATCATGAAAGTGAAGGAAGTGAGATGCATGAAGACACTGAAGAAATTAATGCATTGCTTTATTCAGATGATACCGATAattatgatgatgaagatgaagtaGCAAGTACCGGTCACTCCCCTACTACAGTTGGGGATAAATATGAGAAGCGAAGTAGAGGTGAGGAAATACTAGAGGAAGTTGCTAGCACTGATGATTCAAACAAAAGGCAGAAACTGGTTGATGGTTGGTACAAGAGATCATCACTAATGGATACCGCTAGTTCAGTAAAAGATGAAGGGTCTCACGTGTATGACAATGATGCGGAATCTTGCCATGCTATAGGCCAAACTCAAGGTGCAGAAATGGTTTCCATTTTGGGGAACAAACCATCTAGAAAGGATAAAATTCGCGCAACCATGGAAATTCTTGAGATCATAATTCCTGGAGCAAAGGGCAATGACCCATCTTTGGTACTTGACAAAGCAATAGATTATTTGAAGTCCTTGAAGGTTAAAGCCAAAACCCTAGGTTTGAACGATTGA
- the LOC119983613 gene encoding peptidyl-prolyl cis-trans isomerase FKBP12-like, protein MGIQKQLLRPGTGPKPAVGQTVTVHCTGYGKNGDLSQKFWSTKDPGQQPFSFEIGKGRVIKGWDEGVLGMQVGEVAHLRCSPDYAYGPGGFPAWGIQPNSELVFEIEVLNAK, encoded by the exons ATGGGAATCCAGAAGCAACTTCTTCGTCCCGGAACCGGTCCTAAACCAGCCGTCGGTCAGACCGTCACCGTGCACTGCACTGGTTATG GGAAAAATGGTGATCTTTCGCAGAAGTTCTGGAG CACAAAGGATCCTGGGCAGCAGCCTTTTTCGTTTGAGATAGGCAAGGGCCGTGTAATAAAAG GATGGGACGAAGGTGTACTTGGCATGCAAGTGGGTGAAGTTGCTCATCTACGG TGCTCTCCAGATTATGCTTATGGTCCTGGTGGATTTCCAGCATGGGGAATACAACCCAACTCAGAACTCGTGTTTGAGATTGAGGTCCTTAATGCAAAATAA